A window from Lepus europaeus isolate LE1 chromosome 20, mLepTim1.pri, whole genome shotgun sequence encodes these proteins:
- the TSSK6 gene encoding testis-specific serine/threonine-protein kinase 6 yields the protein MSGDKLLSELGYKLGRTIGEGSYSKVKVATSKKYKGTVAIKVVDRRRAPPDFVNKFLPRELSILRGVRHPHIVHVFEFIEVCNGKLYIVMEAAATDLLQAVQRNGRIPGSQARDLFAQIAGAVRYLHDHHLVHRDLKCENVLLSPDERRVKLTDFGFGRQAHGYPDLSTTYCGSAAYASPEVLLGIPYDPKKYDVWSLGVVLYVMVTGCMPFDDSDIAGLPRRQKRGVLYPDGLELSERCKALIAELLQFSPSARPSAGQVARNGWLRSGDSG from the coding sequence ATGTCGGGCGACAAGCTCCTGAGCGAACTCGGCTATAAGCTGGGCCGCACCATAGGAGAGGGCAGCTACTCCAAGGTGAAGGTGGCCACGTCCAAGAAGTACAAGGGCACGGTGGCCATCAAGGTGGTGGACCGCCGGCGAGCGCCGCCGGACTTCGTCAACAAGTTCCTGCCGCGCGAGCTGTCCATCCTGCGGGGCGTGCGGCACCCGCACATCGTGCACGTCTTCGAGTTCATCGAGGTGTGCAACGGGAAGCTGTACATCGTCATGGAGGCGGCCGCCACCGACCTGCTGCAGGCCGTGCAGCGCAACGGGCGCATCCCCGGCTCGCAGGCGCGCGACCTCTTCGCGCAGATCGCGGGCGCCGTGCGCTACCTGCACGACCACCACCTGGTGCACCGCGACCTCAAGTGCGAGAACGTGCTGCTGAGCCCGGACGAGCGCCGGGTCAAGCTCACGGACTTCGGCTTCGGCCGCCAGGCGCACGGCTACCCGGACCTCAGCACCACCTACTGCGGCTCGGCCGCCTACGCGTCCCCCGAGGTGCTGCTGGGCATCCCCTACGACCCCAAGAAGTACGACGTGTGGAGCCTGGGCGTGGTGCTCTACGTCATGGTCACGGGCTGCATGCCCTTCGACGACTCGGACATCGCCGGCCTGCCCCGGCGCCAGAAGCGCGGCGTGCTGTACCCCGACGGGCTCGAGCTGTCCGAGCGCTGCAAGGCCCTCATCGCCGAGCTGCTGCAGTTCAGCCCCTCGGCCAGGCCCTCGGCCGGCCAGGTGGCGCGCAACGGCTGGCTGCGGTCGGGGGACTCCGGCTAG
- the NDUFA13 gene encoding NADH dehydrogenase [ubiquinone] 1 alpha subcomplex subunit 13, giving the protein MAASKVKQDMPPPGGYGPIDYKRNLPRRGLSGYSMFAVGIGTLLFGYWGMMKWNRERRRLHIEDLEARIALMPLLQAERDRRALQLLRENLEEEAIIMKEVPDWKVGESVFHTTRWVSPMVGELYGLRTAEERLSANQGFTWYT; this is encoded by the exons ATGGCGGCGTCGAAGGTGAAGCAGGACATGCCCCCGCCGGGGGGCTACGGCCCCATCGACTACAAGCGGAACCTGCCGCGTCGGGGACTGTCGG GCTACAGCATGTTCGCCGTGGGCATCGGGACCTTGCTCTTCGGGTACTGGGGCATGATGAAGTGGAACCGCGAGCGCAG GCGGCTGCACATCGAGGACCTGGAGGCCCGCATCGCGCTAATGCCGCTGCTGCAGGCCGAGAGGGACCGCAG GGCGCTGCAGCTCCTGCGGGAGAACCTGGAGGAGGAGGCGATCATCATGAAGGAGGTGCCCGACTGGAAG GTGGGCGAGTCCGTGTTCCACACCACGCGCTGGGTGTCGCCCATGGTCGGGGAGCTGTACGGGCTGCGCACCGCCGAGGAGAGGCTCAGCGCCAACCAGGGCTTCACGTGGTACACGTAG
- the YJEFN3 gene encoding yjeF N-terminal domain-containing protein 3 — MSGAGGRAPAAAEAEERRFLRAAGGLAVGPPEPASGQQPELRRRGSPRISCRPRAFWGPASPTPETQCGADRMAEPAAAALDGPAPGSPSTELHTSSRSQPRAPSKSLSPDSSPLGNGVGGAWGGGLFTLRTRERTVAGTRIVDQQRAPAARPLGSGRSVEHGGTPAPSERPSAGRPRVPVSLPPSPAPSTAEAAALERELLEDYRFGRQQLVELCGHASAVAVAKVFPLPAPSRKQRTVLVVCGPEQNGAVGLACARHLRAFEYEPSVFYPTRSLDDLHRDLTTQCEKMDIPFLSYLPTEVQLINDAYGLVVDALLGPGVPPGDVGSPCTRALATLKQLSVPVVSLDIPSGWDAETGAEAEDGLQPDVLMSLAAPKRCARRFSGRHHFVAGRFVPDDVRRKFALHLPGYAGTDCVAAL, encoded by the exons ATGAGCGGCGCGGGCGGCCGGGCTCCGGCGGCGGCCGAGGCCGAGGAGCGGCGCTTCCTCAG AGCTGCCGGAGGCCTCGCGGTGGGCCCTCCCGAGCCTGCGTCGgggcagcagccagaactccggAGGCGCGGCTCACCCCGCATCAGCTGTAGGCCCAGGGCCTTCTGGGGCCCCGCCTCCCCGACCCCGGAGACCCAGTGTGGTGCTGACCGCATGGCCGAACCTGCTGCGGCTGCCCTGGACGGTCCTGCCCCTGGGTCCCCTTCCACAGAGCTGCACACCTCCTCCAGGAG TCAACCCAGGGCCCCATCAAAGTCCCTCTCCCCGGATTCCTCTCCTCTTGGGAACGGTGTGGGGGGCGCCTGGGGAGGTGGTCTGTTCACGCTTCGCACAAGGGAACGAACAGTCGCCGGCACTCGCATCGTCGACCAGCAGAGGGCGCCCGCGGCCAGGCCCCTGGGGTCGGGCCGGAGCGTGGAACACGGGGGCACTCCGGCTCCATCTGAGCGTCCGTCTGCGGGGCGGCCCCgcgtccctgtctccctccctccttctccggCCCCCAGCACCGCAGAGGCGGCCGCCCTGGAGCGGGAGCTGCTGGAAGACTATCGCTTCGGGCGGCAGCAGCTGGTGGAGTTGTGCGGCCACGCGAGCGCCGTGGCTGTGGCCAAG GTGTTcccgctgcccgccccctcccggAAGCAGAGGACGGTGCTGGTGGTGTGCGGGCCGGAGCAGAACGGGGCGGTGGGGCTGGCGTGCGCCCGGCACCTGCGGGCCTTC GAGTACGAGCCCAGCGTCTTCTACCCGACGCGCTCGCTCGACGATTTGCACCGGGACCTGACCACGCAGTGCGAGAAGATGGACATCCCCTTCCTGTCCTACCTGCCCACGGAG gTGCAGCTCATTAACGACGCCTACGGGCTGGTGGTGGACGCCTTGCTGGGCCCCGGCGTGCCGCCGGGAGACGTcgggagcccctgcacccgcgcgcTGGCTACGCTCAAGCAGCTCTCCGTCCCCGTCGTGAGCCTGGACATCCCCTCAG GCTGGGACGCGGAGACCGGCGCCGAGGCGGAGGACGGGCTGCAGCCCGACGTGCTGATGTCGCTGGCGGCGCCCAAGCGCTGCGCCCGCCGCTTCTCCGGGCGCCACCACTTCGTGGCGGGCAGGTTCGTGCCGGACGACGTGCGCCGCAAGTTCGCCCTGCACCTGCCGGGCTACGCGGGCACCGACTGCGTGGCGGCGCTCTGA